The Salinicoccus sp. RF5 region CCGAACATCTTGCTCAGCGTCCGGATGATGAGCACGTGGCTTCCTTCCGGCCGCTTGTAGGCGTGTGCGAATTCAAAGTATGCCTCATCAAGGACGAGGTAGCCGCCGACGCCCTTCATGGCATCGGCGAGCGCCTTCAGTTCGCTGTCGGCGAACATCTGGCCTGTCGGGTTATGGGGCACCGATATGAGGAAGAGGGACGGTTTCTTCTCTTCGACAGACCGGATGACCTGATTAAAGTCGAACTGGAAATCTTCGTTGCAGGGGACGGTATATACAGGTACATCCACCTGCTGGGCATATTCATGGTACATCACGAAATCCGGGGCGAGTGTCATGACGCCGTTCTGTCCGAGCGTCATGATGGCCTTCTGGATCCATTCATCCGAGCCGTTGGCGACTTCGACTGTACTGCTGTCTATGCCGTAGTAGTCGGCATAGAGCTGTTTGAAGCGTGTGATTTCATTGCTCGGGTACTCATGGATGTGCGTTTCTTTGACGACTTCTGCGATCGCCGCATCACTGAGCGGGGAGATTGGGCTTGTATTGCGGTCCATGTGGATCATTTCATCACTCCGTTCGGATCCGTAGGGATTGGTAGTGGGCGTCCAGCTGTTCGCGTTTCGCGACGGTCTTCGCCGGTCCGGCGATTTCGGTATAGGTCTCCTGCCCGAGGGAGATGACCGCATGGCTCGTCATGAAGTCGTTCACGTTGAGCCCATGGCTGAATCTGCCCGTCCGGTCGGTCGGCAGTACATGGGAAGGGCCTGCAGCGTAGTCCCCGATGGCTTCCGGGGAGTAGTAGCCGTTGAATACGGCACCGGCATACCTGATGTTGCGGATGATCATGTCGGCATCGCGGTGCTGGATGGATACGTGCTCTGGAGCAATATGATTCACCATATCGAGCAGTGCCTCTCGGGAATCCACGACTGCATAATGGTTGTCCCTGATGGATGCACGGATGATTTCGCTGCGCGGCTGTGCATCGATCAGCTCCTCGAGGCGGTCTTCGATTTCCGATATGACTGCTTCGTCCTCACTGAGCAGGAATGTCCGTGCATTCCGGTCATGCTCGGCCTGGGCGAACAGGTCATAGACGATCGCATCGACATGGACGTCCTGGTCCACATAGATGAGTATTTCACTCGGTCCTGCAATCATGTCGATGCCGACTTCGCCGAAGAGGAGGCGCTTGGCCAAGGCGACATAGTAGTTGCCGGGGCCGACGATCTTGTCGACCTTCGGAATGGACTCCGTGCCGTAGGCAAGCGCGGCGATGGCCTGGGCGCCGCCGACGGTGTAGACATCCTCCACGCCGCATATGTAGAGGGCGGCGAATGTGATGTTGTTCTCATCGAATGTCGGGGTGGTGACATGGATTTCCCTAACGCCTGCAGCGAGTGCAGGCACGACGGTCATCAGTACGCTTGACGGATAGAGCGCCGTACCGCCCGGTACATAGACGCCAATCTTCTCGATCGGGTGGTAGACGTACTGGAATTCCCCATCATCCCTGTCTTCATACTTGATGCTCTCCTGATATCGCTCGATGCGTGTGCGGATCGTCTCAAGCGCCGTCTTCTCCTCATCGGATATGGCATCATAGCTCGCCTTGAGCGCCGATTTAGGCACTTTGAAGGATGCCGGCTTCCTGCCGTCGAACTGCTCCGTATAGTCACGGAGGGCGGCGTCCCCTTCCGTGCGGACGCATTCGATGATGTCCATCACATCCTTATAGCCGTCGAACCCCGCGCCGGCACGCTTCTGGTCGAATATTTCCGTGAATTCCTGGACATTCATTCGATCACCCCGATTTCCTTGATGAAGTCATAGATTTCGTCCTCTTTTGTATAGAAGGTCCGCTTGTTCGCAATGAGCCGTGCATGGATGTCCATGATCTTCTCGTGCTCGACGAGTCCATTGTCCCTGAGCGTGCCGCCCGTCTGGACGATATCGACGATGCCGTCCGAGAGTCCGAGCAGCGGTGCAAGCTCCACCGAACCGTTCAGGTGGATCAATGAGACATCCTGCCGTTTATTCTTGAAATACTCATGGGCGATGTTGGTGTACTTCGTCGCGATGACCCTGAATTCCTCCTGGTCGGGCAGGGCGGCCACGGAGAAGTGACAGTCGCCGAACGGCAGTTGGGAGACATTCAGTATGTTGAATGCGTCTTCGGTGATGATGTCGGAGCCGACGATGCCGAGGTCCGCTACGCCGCTTTCGACATAGGTCGGCACATCCGGCCCTTTGGCGAAGATGAATTTGACATTGTCGACGACGGTGTAGAGCGAGCGTGTTTCGCCATCCAGGGCACGGA contains the following coding sequences:
- a CDS encoding histidinol-phosphate transaminase, giving the protein MIHMDRNTSPISPLSDAAIAEVVKETHIHEYPSNEITRFKQLYADYYGIDSSTVEVANGSDEWIQKAIMTLGQNGVMTLAPDFVMYHEYAQQVDVPVYTVPCNEDFQFDFNQVIRSVEEKKPSLFLISVPHNPTGQMFADSELKALADAMKGVGGYLVLDEAYFEFAHAYKRPEGSHVLIIRTLSKMFGIAGLRVGISIAEGETFRKITRLNHPYPVNSLSLNLASRIFGDGAALDAFVRYQLDSKARLVEAFSQVSGKINIIESHTNFIFTYGRHARSLGTYLLQNGYQPRMYDAAPLGDVVRYSVIRPEDYDELNQLIKEWSNQYDQEGKSNKGDEDFHITR
- the hisD gene encoding histidinol dehydrogenase, which codes for MNVQEFTEIFDQKRAGAGFDGYKDVMDIIECVRTEGDAALRDYTEQFDGRKPASFKVPKSALKASYDAISDEEKTALETIRTRIERYQESIKYEDRDDGEFQYVYHPIEKIGVYVPGGTALYPSSVLMTVVPALAAGVREIHVTTPTFDENNITFAALYICGVEDVYTVGGAQAIAALAYGTESIPKVDKIVGPGNYYVALAKRLLFGEVGIDMIAGPSEILIYVDQDVHVDAIVYDLFAQAEHDRNARTFLLSEDEAVISEIEDRLEELIDAQPRSEIIRASIRDNHYAVVDSREALLDMVNHIAPEHVSIQHRDADMIIRNIRYAGAVFNGYYSPEAIGDYAAGPSHVLPTDRTGRFSHGLNVNDFMTSHAVISLGQETYTEIAGPAKTVAKREQLDAHYQSLRIRTE
- the hisG gene encoding ATP phosphoribosyltransferase, whose protein sequence is MITVALTKGRLFKDFLKYMNENDLNNYIRALDGETRSLYTVVDNVKFIFAKGPDVPTYVESGVADLGIVGSDIITEDAFNILNVSQLPFGDCHFSVAALPDQEEFRVIATKYTNIAHEYFKNKRQDVSLIHLNGSVELAPLLGLSDGIVDIVQTGGTLRDNGLVEHEKIMDIHARLIANKRTFYTKEDEIYDFIKEIGVIE